One Vicinamibacterales bacterium DNA segment encodes these proteins:
- a CDS encoding PocR ligand-binding domain-containing protein has translation MDYRLQDLIDIPLFQTLQDKLNEVYSFPSAIIDNDGNVLTATAWQDICTKFHRPHPECGRECRASDQYILSHLHEANPAVTYRCPHGLVDNATPIVIGGKHLGNYFTGQLFLEPPDLEYFRQQAARYGFDEAAYLDAVARVPVWTQEKLTQYLDFIKGFTQILAGIGHKNLQEIEARALLAEKDEALRNTHAFNQQIIDSAQEGIIVYGPDLRYLVWNPFMEGISGVRAADVLGKHPVEVFPFLRDVGMVERIEMALGGGTPAPIDFSYTTPDGKTGWASDTCGPLHDEGGRVVGAIATVREITGRKAVEEALRLSEERFAKAFYHSPDAVNINRLRDGLYVNVNSGFLDLLGYEREEVIGHSSLELDIWVDPEDRERLVEGLTARGEVSNLEARFRAKNGDEHVALMSASVIALDGEPHILSVTRDITERKLAEAEIARLSRLYAALSEINQALVRVQSRQDLFDEICRVLVTAGGFQMAWVGWVEPGTLEIRVVASHGDDTGYLDGIRLFADDRPEGRGPTGTAIREGRHYICNDFLNDPCTLPWRKDRSRIRWGASAAFPVRSGGRIRGALTVYAPELGFFGPQEIELLEESATDISFGLDNLDREADRERLESQVAQVQRLESVGRLAGGVAHDFNNMLSVVMGHAEMALLDLGPDSAIRDDLEEIIGAARRSGDLTRQLLAFARRQPIKPRLLDLNEVVGSLLKMLQRLIGEDIVLRWIPGHDLWPVKMDPSQVDQVLANLVVNARDAMSGTGTLTIETSNIVVDDEYCRVQVGFVPGDYVLLTVSDTGCGMGRDVLERIFEPFFTTKAPGQGTGLGLSTVFGIVKQNAGMVTAHSHEGVGSTFKIWLPRDRSPVADSEKTPGPEQVPTGSETILIAEDARSTLKTARSILTKLGYVVLSATSPYDAIRLAEEHPEPIHLLLTDVVMPEMNGKELASRLAQTKPGMKCLFMSGYTADIIAHHGVLDENVNFVQKPFSRATLARGVREALDG, from the coding sequence ATGGACTACCGCCTGCAGGATCTGATCGACATCCCCTTGTTCCAGACGCTTCAGGACAAGCTCAACGAGGTCTACTCGTTTCCCTCCGCCATCATCGACAACGACGGCAACGTGCTGACCGCCACCGCGTGGCAGGACATCTGCACGAAGTTCCATCGCCCGCACCCCGAGTGCGGGCGGGAGTGCCGCGCCAGCGACCAGTACATCCTGAGCCATCTCCACGAGGCGAATCCGGCGGTGACCTACCGCTGTCCGCACGGCCTGGTGGACAATGCGACCCCTATCGTGATCGGGGGGAAGCACCTCGGCAACTATTTCACCGGGCAGTTGTTCCTCGAACCGCCCGATCTCGAGTACTTCCGCCAGCAGGCCGCCAGGTACGGATTCGACGAAGCCGCGTATCTCGACGCCGTGGCCAGGGTGCCCGTCTGGACGCAGGAGAAGCTCACGCAGTACCTCGACTTCATCAAGGGCTTCACCCAGATCCTCGCTGGCATCGGCCACAAGAATCTGCAGGAGATCGAAGCCAGGGCGCTCCTCGCCGAGAAGGACGAGGCGCTCAGGAACACGCACGCCTTCAATCAGCAGATCATCGACAGCGCCCAGGAGGGCATCATCGTCTACGGACCGGACCTTCGCTACCTGGTCTGGAACCCGTTCATGGAAGGGATCTCGGGCGTCCGTGCCGCCGACGTGCTCGGCAAGCACCCGGTGGAGGTGTTTCCGTTCCTTCGCGACGTCGGGATGGTCGAGCGGATCGAGATGGCGCTCGGAGGCGGCACACCGGCGCCGATCGACTTCTCCTACACGACCCCGGACGGGAAGACCGGGTGGGCGTCGGATACGTGCGGTCCGCTGCACGACGAGGGCGGCCGCGTGGTCGGCGCGATCGCCACCGTACGCGAGATCACGGGCCGAAAGGCGGTCGAGGAGGCGCTGCGCCTCTCGGAAGAGCGGTTCGCGAAGGCCTTCTACCACAGCCCGGACGCCGTCAACATCAACCGGCTGCGGGACGGTCTGTATGTCAACGTGAACTCCGGCTTTCTCGACCTGCTCGGGTACGAGCGCGAGGAGGTGATCGGCCACTCGTCGCTCGAACTCGACATCTGGGTGGACCCGGAGGACCGCGAGCGCCTGGTCGAGGGGCTGACCGCACGCGGCGAGGTCTCGAATCTCGAGGCCCGGTTCCGCGCGAAGAACGGCGACGAACACGTGGCGTTGATGTCGGCCAGTGTGATCGCCCTCGACGGCGAGCCGCACATCCTGTCGGTGACGCGCGACATCACCGAGCGCAAGCTGGCGGAAGCCGAAATCGCGCGGCTGAGCCGGCTGTACGCGGCGCTCAGCGAGATCAACCAGGCGCTCGTGCGGGTTCAGTCCAGGCAGGACCTGTTCGACGAGATCTGTCGCGTGCTCGTCACGGCGGGCGGATTTCAGATGGCGTGGGTCGGCTGGGTCGAGCCGGGCACCCTCGAGATACGGGTCGTGGCCAGTCACGGCGATGATACCGGGTACCTGGATGGCATTCGCCTCTTCGCGGACGACCGGCCAGAAGGACGCGGCCCGACGGGCACGGCAATCCGCGAGGGACGACACTACATCTGCAACGACTTCCTCAACGACCCGTGCACGCTGCCATGGCGCAAGGATCGTTCGCGCATTCGCTGGGGAGCCTCGGCGGCGTTTCCGGTCCGGTCGGGCGGACGGATCCGCGGGGCGTTGACCGTGTACGCGCCGGAGTTGGGGTTCTTCGGTCCCCAGGAGATCGAGTTGTTGGAGGAGTCGGCAACCGACATCTCGTTCGGCCTCGACAATCTCGATCGCGAAGCCGATCGAGAGAGGCTGGAATCACAGGTGGCCCAGGTCCAGCGGTTGGAATCGGTCGGCCGGCTCGCCGGCGGGGTCGCCCACGACTTCAACAACATGCTGAGCGTGGTGATGGGACACGCCGAGATGGCCCTGCTCGATCTCGGGCCGGACTCGGCGATCCGCGACGACCTGGAAGAAATCATCGGCGCCGCCAGACGGTCGGGAGATTTGACCCGCCAGCTCCTGGCCTTCGCCCGCCGCCAGCCGATCAAGCCCAGGCTGCTGGATCTCAACGAGGTCGTGGGCAGCCTGTTGAAGATGCTGCAGCGCCTGATCGGCGAGGATATCGTGCTCCGCTGGATTCCCGGACACGACCTCTGGCCCGTCAAGATGGATCCGTCCCAGGTCGATCAGGTGCTGGCGAACCTCGTCGTGAACGCGCGCGACGCCATGTCGGGCACCGGGACGCTCACGATCGAAACGAGCAACATCGTCGTGGACGACGAGTACTGCCGGGTCCAGGTCGGCTTCGTGCCCGGTGACTACGTCCTGCTGACGGTCAGCGATACGGGCTGCGGCATGGGCCGCGACGTGCTCGAGCGCATCTTCGAGCCGTTCTTCACCACCAAGGCACCGGGCCAGGGTACCGGCCTGGGCCTGTCGACGGTTTTCGGCATCGTGAAGCAGAACGCCGGCATGGTGACCGCGCACAGCCACGAAGGGGTCGGCAGCACGTTCAAGATCTGGCTGCCGCGCGATCGAAGCCCGGTCGCCGATTCGGAGAAGACACCGGGGCCCGAGCAGGTGCCGACCGGTTCGGAGACGATCCTGATCGCCGAGGATGCTCGCAGCACGCTCAAAACTGCGCGTTCCATCCTGACGAAGCTCGGATATGTGGTGTTGTCGGCCACCTCGCCGTACGATGCGATTCGGCTGGCCGAGGAGCACCCGGAACCGATCCACCTGCTGCTCACCGACGTCGTGATGCCCGAGATGAACGGAAAGGAACTCGCGTCCCGCCTCGCGCAGACCAAGCCCGGCATGAAATGCCTGTTCATGTCGGGCTACACCGCCGACATCATCGCCCACCACGGCGTCCTGGACGAGAACGTAAATTTCGTCCAGAAACCGTTCTCACGCGCGACGCTGGCTCGGGGTGTCCGCGAAGCGCTCGACGGCTGA